The proteins below are encoded in one region of Maribacter aestuarii:
- a CDS encoding porin family protein → MKKWFLMGMGLLFLTPSLSAQFNERPILNKENEDKKLLNWGYFLGFNQYDFKFDYIDNAQDILVSKSLGFNVGLIGELRLNEFLDLRLEPGLHYTSRELGFPGFDEEREAIREVKSTYINFPLLLKASTRRLGNWKPFVIGGGSMTLNLGSNEDSLDDNSAGTFRMTKWVYNYELGFGIDFYLEYFKFSPSIRGVFAINDELIRDNDPNSPWTSNVAAMRTRGIFINFTFE, encoded by the coding sequence ATGAAGAAATGGTTTTTGATGGGAATGGGGCTTTTATTTTTGACCCCTTCACTTAGCGCCCAATTTAACGAGCGCCCTATTCTTAACAAAGAAAATGAGGATAAGAAATTATTGAACTGGGGGTATTTCTTAGGTTTTAATCAATATGATTTTAAGTTTGATTACATTGATAATGCCCAAGATATCTTGGTGAGCAAAAGTTTAGGGTTCAATGTGGGTCTTATTGGGGAGTTGCGCTTAAATGAGTTTCTAGACCTGCGTCTAGAGCCTGGTCTGCATTACACCTCTAGAGAACTTGGATTTCCGGGATTTGATGAGGAGAGAGAGGCGATCAGAGAGGTAAAGTCTACTTACATTAATTTTCCACTGTTATTGAAAGCCAGCACCAGACGGTTAGGAAATTGGAAGCCATTTGTTATAGGTGGCGGTTCCATGACATTGAACCTGGGCAGTAACGAAGATAGTCTAGACGATAACAGCGCAGGAACTTTTCGTATGACCAAATGGGTCTACAATTACGAACTTGGCTTCGGCATCGATTTTTATCTGGAATACTTTAAGTTTAGTCCATCTATACGCGGTGTGTTCGCTATCAACGATGAACTAATTCGGGACAACGACCCAAATAGTCCTTGGACCAGCAACGTGGCTGCAATGAGAACCCGAGGCATATTCATCAACTTTACTTTTGAGTAG
- a CDS encoding pyridoxal phosphate-dependent aminotransferase: MSNQLSDRINSVTPSATLEMAAKARELRASGKDIIGLSLGEPDFDIPDYIKAAAIQAVNDGYNSYTPVDGYVELKNAIIAKFKRDNVLSYQAPQIVVSTGAKQSLYNVAQVILNKGDEVILPCPYWVSYSDIVKLADGVPVEVPTTLENDFKMTAEQLEAAITPKTRMLWYSSPCNPSGSIYSKEELRSLADVLQKHPQIIVVSDEIYEHINYGVTAHASMAEFEDMYDRTVTVNGVAKAFAMTGWRIGYIGAPAYIARACNKLQGQVTSGANCIAQRAVITALEESPDRIKYMVDEFKERRKLILDLLKDIDGFKCNEPEGAFYVYPDVTAYFGKTLNGSKINNASDFSMYLLEHANVATVTGDAFGNGNCIRISYAASEKEIREAIARIKEVVS; encoded by the coding sequence ATGAGCAATCAACTTTCGGATAGGATTAATAGCGTAACTCCATCCGCTACATTAGAAATGGCCGCTAAGGCCAGAGAATTAAGAGCTTCAGGAAAAGATATCATAGGATTAAGTCTTGGTGAACCTGATTTTGATATTCCGGATTACATTAAGGCAGCCGCGATACAAGCGGTAAACGATGGGTATAATTCGTATACCCCGGTGGATGGATATGTAGAATTGAAAAATGCTATTATCGCTAAGTTCAAACGTGATAACGTTTTATCTTATCAGGCTCCTCAAATAGTGGTTTCTACGGGTGCCAAACAGTCTCTTTATAATGTTGCGCAAGTAATTTTAAACAAAGGGGATGAAGTCATACTTCCCTGCCCCTATTGGGTTAGCTATTCGGATATAGTAAAACTTGCCGATGGTGTACCCGTAGAAGTTCCCACTACTTTAGAAAATGACTTCAAAATGACTGCTGAGCAATTAGAGGCCGCCATTACTCCAAAAACCAGGATGCTATGGTATAGCTCTCCCTGTAACCCTAGCGGTTCTATATATAGCAAGGAAGAACTTCGTTCTTTAGCAGATGTTCTACAAAAGCACCCTCAAATTATCGTGGTTAGTGATGAGATATATGAACATATAAATTATGGAGTGACGGCTCACGCCTCCATGGCCGAGTTTGAAGATATGTACGACCGCACCGTTACGGTTAATGGTGTGGCAAAGGCTTTTGCGATGACAGGGTGGCGTATTGGTTACATCGGTGCACCCGCCTACATTGCCCGTGCCTGTAACAAATTACAAGGTCAGGTCACCAGTGGAGCCAATTGCATCGCGCAACGTGCCGTAATTACTGCTTTAGAGGAATCCCCAGATCGTATTAAATATATGGTGGATGAGTTTAAAGAGCGAAGAAAATTGATTTTGGACCTTTTAAAGGATATCGACGGATTCAAGTGCAACGAACCTGAAGGCGCTTTTTATGTTTATCCGGATGTAACGGCATATTTCGGTAAAACCTTGAACGGATCCAAAATTAACAACGCTTCCGATTTTTCGATGTATCTATTGGAACATGCCAACGTCGCTACAGTAACCGGCGATGCTTTTGGTAATGGAAATTGCATTCGTATTTCCTACGCAGCTTCTGAAAAGGAGATTAGAGAGGCCATTGCAAGGATTAAGGAAGTGGTTTCATAG
- a CDS encoding TrkH family potassium uptake protein, translating into MRLNSRIIFHLMGLLLLCNGGFMLLAAVVSGIYEDGATLSITLAAVSTMFVGTFAMYYTRGHRKEVKQKEGYIIVTFGWIVMSISGMLPYLFSGAIPDITNAFFETISGYTTTGASVVNDIEALPEGILLWRSLTHWIGGMGIIVLAIAILPLLGIGGMQLFAAEAPGPSSDKLHPRITDTAKRLWLIYFGYTVAETLLLKLAGMSFFDAANHALSTLSTGGFSTKNASLAYWNDRPLIQYIVIFFMFLAGTNFVMSYFAFKGKVQKVLKDEEFKFYALFVVSATILVALVIYFQAHITELTPGYPMVLGKLESSFRHGLFQVVAIVTTTGFVSADFTAWTPFLTIFFFGLFFLGGSAGSTSGGIKVMRHLLIIKNGVLEFKRTLHTNAIIPVRYNNKTIKVEIVYNIIGFFVLYMLLFVIGALVLGFLGLDFESAIGGAASSLGNVGPALGSLNPVSNFNGLPALAKWWCGFLMLAGRLELFTVLILLTPYFWKRT; encoded by the coding sequence ATGCGCCTTAACTCAAGGATTATATTTCATTTGATGGGCCTACTGCTTCTGTGTAACGGAGGATTTATGCTTTTGGCCGCAGTAGTTAGTGGTATTTATGAGGACGGTGCTACATTGAGCATAACGCTCGCAGCTGTAAGTACCATGTTCGTGGGAACTTTCGCCATGTACTACACGAGAGGTCACCGAAAGGAGGTCAAGCAAAAAGAGGGCTATATCATTGTGACATTTGGGTGGATAGTTATGTCTATTTCTGGAATGCTACCTTATTTGTTTTCCGGTGCCATTCCTGACATCACTAATGCTTTTTTTGAAACTATTTCAGGATATACGACCACAGGAGCTTCAGTGGTAAATGATATAGAGGCCCTCCCTGAGGGTATTCTTTTATGGCGTAGTCTTACCCATTGGATAGGGGGCATGGGAATAATAGTTTTGGCTATTGCCATTTTGCCACTTTTGGGGATTGGTGGCATGCAACTATTCGCCGCAGAAGCACCAGGGCCTAGTTCGGATAAACTACACCCAAGAATTACGGATACTGCAAAACGGTTATGGCTAATTTATTTTGGATATACCGTAGCGGAAACTTTACTATTGAAGTTAGCGGGAATGTCGTTTTTTGATGCTGCGAACCATGCGTTGTCAACGCTATCTACTGGTGGATTTTCAACGAAAAATGCTAGCTTGGCTTATTGGAACGATCGGCCATTGATTCAATATATTGTTATATTCTTCATGTTCTTAGCGGGAACCAATTTTGTGATGAGCTACTTTGCTTTCAAAGGAAAGGTGCAAAAGGTATTAAAGGACGAGGAGTTTAAGTTTTACGCTTTGTTCGTTGTGTCTGCCACTATTTTGGTGGCGTTGGTTATTTATTTTCAAGCTCATATCACTGAACTTACTCCAGGCTATCCTATGGTGCTTGGGAAGTTGGAAAGTTCTTTTAGACACGGACTTTTTCAGGTTGTGGCCATAGTGACCACAACAGGATTTGTAAGTGCTGATTTCACCGCATGGACACCTTTCTTGACCATATTTTTCTTTGGACTATTCTTTTTAGGGGGTTCCGCCGGCTCTACATCTGGCGGTATAAAAGTGATGCGGCATTTATTGATTATAAAAAATGGGGTGTTAGAATTTAAACGGACATTACACACCAATGCTATCATTCCCGTACGCTATAATAACAAAACAATTAAGGTGGAAATTGTTTATAATATTATTGGATTTTTTGTTTTATACATGTTGTTGTTCGTTATTGGTGCGCTTGTTCTTGGATTTTTAGGATTAGATTTTGAATCTGCTATTGGGGGCGCTGCTTCCTCATTGGGTAATGTAGGCCCTGCATTAGGTAGTCTTAATCCGGTAAGCAACTTTAACGGACTTCCTGCACTGGCGAAATGGTGGTGCGGTTTTCTAATGTTAGCCGGGAGGTTGGAACTCTTTACGGTGCTTATCTTGCTCACTCCCTATTTCTGGAAAAGGACATAA
- the ubiE gene encoding bifunctional demethylmenaquinone methyltransferase/2-methoxy-6-polyprenyl-1,4-benzoquinol methylase UbiE, whose protein sequence is MAEKVKPYKNSELGKKEQVTQMFDTISKDYDGLNRVISFGIDIKWRKRVVALLQKEKPRKILDIATGTGDLAIALTKTGAEKIVGLDISPGMLAVGKEKVQDKNLDSIIEMVVGDSENLSFQDNSFDAVTVSFGVRNFETLETGLSEILRVLRPNGTLVVLETAVPVKTPFKQGYQFYTKNVLPLIGKIFSKDDSAYGYLSKSASVFPHGENFNNILRKIGFIDVTNRPQTFGVASIYIAKKRG, encoded by the coding sequence ATGGCAGAGAAAGTTAAGCCCTATAAGAATTCCGAACTGGGCAAAAAGGAACAGGTCACTCAAATGTTCGATACGATTTCTAAGGATTACGATGGCTTAAATAGGGTCATTTCTTTTGGTATCGATATAAAATGGCGCAAAAGAGTTGTAGCACTATTGCAGAAGGAAAAACCTAGAAAAATTTTGGATATAGCTACTGGTACCGGAGATTTGGCCATTGCACTAACCAAGACCGGTGCGGAAAAAATTGTTGGACTGGATATTTCTCCTGGTATGCTAGCCGTTGGAAAAGAGAAAGTACAAGATAAAAATCTGGACAGTATTATAGAAATGGTCGTGGGAGACAGTGAGAATCTCTCATTTCAAGACAATTCTTTCGATGCGGTTACCGTATCTTTTGGAGTACGGAACTTTGAAACACTGGAAACTGGTCTGTCAGAAATTTTAAGGGTGCTCAGACCCAATGGAACGCTGGTCGTTCTAGAAACAGCCGTTCCGGTTAAAACTCCTTTTAAGCAAGGATATCAATTTTATACGAAAAATGTACTACCACTTATAGGTAAAATATTTTCCAAGGATGATTCTGCCTATGGCTATTTATCTAAATCTGCCTCTGTTTTCCCCCATGGCGAAAACTTCAACAATATTTTACGCAAAATTGGGTTTATAGATGTAACTAACAGACCCCAAACATTTGGGGTTGCATCAATTTACATCGCCAAAAAAAGAGGTTGA